One genomic segment of bacterium includes these proteins:
- a CDS encoding tetratricopeptide repeat protein, giving the protein MVTSIISLYKLEARAAWIGFCVSIVFFACAFVYLRWGLAKSFYLFIGVILLCAAAWQVRSESIMRVINEELLTGTIGIRKWIWLGSMKMFLARPFTGWGIGNFATIYPQFRFSDYFLNPHAVNATRHVHCEVLEIGCELGVVGLVLFVGIVGSILFRGINIARNTNDRLKKYLLIGFISGVIGMLFENLGNVDLRFHSSGIFLWFALGCVSALSGKKNQKSKIKNQNSINEDTERFILIVNRLRIPVIILFSALFLFVFNYFSVNPLRSEVYFRKGVECRNKEDWNKAISMYKKTIKLNRGHLKAYYRLAFAYAKVGKIEDAFRVYYQLAELAPDYADIHYNLAKLYISIKDYKKAARELEIAVGQNPYNDKALMGLGNAYEKLGKLNGAIQQYKKAVKLNPDFGGAHNNLGNIYMMKKEWDEAIEEYKIALRLMPKALGVARNLGVAYYKKGRYKEAKNIFEKILHIQPDNKQACDYLEQINKVMSKQ; this is encoded by the coding sequence GTGGTAACCAGCATTATTTCCCTTTACAAATTAGAAGCGAGAGCCGCATGGATCGGATTTTGTGTTTCCATTGTGTTTTTTGCCTGCGCATTTGTTTATTTAAGGTGGGGGCTGGCGAAAAGTTTTTACTTATTTATCGGAGTAATTCTCTTATGCGCTGCTGCATGGCAGGTAAGATCAGAGTCAATAATGCGAGTTATTAATGAGGAACTGCTCACAGGAACTATTGGAATACGGAAGTGGATTTGGCTGGGATCTATGAAGATGTTTCTAGCCAGGCCTTTTACAGGTTGGGGAATAGGTAATTTCGCCACGATTTATCCACAATTCAGATTCTCTGATTATTTTTTGAATCCACACGCTGTAAATGCAACACGGCACGTACACTGTGAGGTACTTGAAATTGGATGCGAACTGGGAGTTGTAGGACTGGTGCTTTTTGTTGGAATTGTAGGTAGTATTCTTTTTCGAGGTATAAATATAGCAAGAAATACCAATGATAGACTCAAAAAGTATTTGCTTATAGGATTTATATCAGGAGTAATAGGTATGCTTTTTGAAAATCTGGGAAATGTGGATTTGAGATTTCATTCTTCAGGTATATTCCTGTGGTTTGCTCTGGGATGTGTGTCCGCTCTAAGCGGTAAAAAAAATCAAAAATCAAAAATCAAAAATCAAAATTCAATAAACGAAGACACAGAAAGATTTATTCTCATAGTAAACAGATTGAGAATTCCGGTTATAATTCTGTTTTCAGCTTTATTTTTATTTGTGTTTAATTATTTTTCAGTAAATCCATTGAGATCGGAGGTATATTTTAGAAAGGGGGTTGAATGTCGCAACAAAGAGGACTGGAATAAAGCTATAAGTATGTATAAGAAGACAATCAAGCTCAATAGAGGGCATCTTAAGGCATATTATCGCCTGGCATTTGCATATGCTAAGGTAGGGAAGATAGAAGATGCTTTTAGAGTATATTATCAGCTTGCTGAGCTAGCTCCGGATTATGCTGATATCCACTATAATCTAGCAAAGTTGTATATCAGTATTAAGGATTACAAAAAAGCTGCTAGAGAGCTGGAGATAGCTGTAGGACAGAATCCTTATAACGATAAGGCGTTAATGGGTTTGGGAAATGCGTATGAAAAACTGGGAAAGCTTAACGGAGCGATTCAGCAGTATAAAAAGGCTGTTAAGCTTAATCCTGATTTTGGAGGGGCGCATAATAATCTGGGGAATATTTATATGATGAAAAAAGAGTGGGATGAGGCAATTGAAGAGTATAAAATTGCCTTAAGGCTTATGCCAAAAGCTCTTGGTGTTGCTCGTAATTTAGGAGTAGCTTATTATAAGAAAGGGCGCTACAAAGAAGCCAAGAATATATTCGAAAAAATCCTGCATATACAGCCTGATAATAAACAGGCGTGTGATTATCTAGAACAGATAAATAAAGTGATGAGTAAACAGTGA